A portion of the Cygnus olor isolate bCygOlo1 chromosome 15, bCygOlo1.pri.v2, whole genome shotgun sequence genome contains these proteins:
- the CDR2 gene encoding cerebellar degeneration-related protein 2: MLAGSLVEEFEIREDEPWYDQQDLQQDLHLAAELGKTLLDRNTELEESLQQMYATNQEQLQEIEYLTKQVELLRQMNDQHAKVYEQLDVTARELEDTNQKLVAESRASQQKILSLTETIENLQTHIDDLQRQVEELKKSGRGRMSHERSDQPRSMHSFSCLKELYDLRQYFVYDHVFAEKITSMDSQLSPLEEENENLKKAVTVLQAQLSLEKEKRITMEEEYSLVVKENCDLEQKLVDIDLYRARAEELEVEVAEMRQILQSENTFHNAEKLVPESFFISFKESLERELGQSPADDGLLTVCELDKKALKRSSSETFLSTAAGGDILRGHEETCIRRAEAVKQRGISVLNEVDAQYNALKVKYEELLKKCQIDEDSLKHKAVQTLKQYSKDLNVGNTQYDLSASNQEFTNVELSDSPANAPPEYKALFKEIFSCIKKTKEEIDEHRSKYKSLSSQP; the protein is encoded by the exons ATGCTGGCCGGCAGCCTGGTGGAGGAGTTCGAGATCCGCGAGGATGAGCCCTGGTACGACCAGCAGGACCTGCAGCAAG ATCTTCACCTTGCTGCTGAGCTTGGGAAGACACTACTGGACCGAAACACTGAATTAGAGGAATCTTTACAGCAAATGTATGCAACAAACCAAGAGCAACTGCAGGAAATAGAG TATCTCACAAAGCAAGTGGAGCTCTTACGTCAAATGAACGATCAACACGCAAAAGTCTATGAGCAGCTGGATGTGACAGCAAGAGAACTAGAAGACACTAATCAAAAACTAGTTGCGGAGAGCAGAGCTTCACAACAAAAGATACTGAG CTTGACAGAGACTATTGAAAATCTGCAAACGCACATTGATGACCTTCAAAGACAAGtagaagaactgaaaaagtcTGGACGAGGCCGGATGAGCCATGAGAGATCTGACCAGCCAAGATCAATGCATAGTTTCTCGTGTTTGAAGGAGCTGTACGACCTTCGCCA gTATTTTGTTTACGATCATGTGTTTGCAGAAAAGATAACTTCAATGGATAGTCAGCTAAGTCctctagaagaagaaaatgagaacttAAAAAAGGCAGTTACAGTTCTGCAAGCCCAACTTAGcctagaaaaagagaagaggataACCATGGAAGAGGAATATAGTCTTGTGGTAAAAGAAAACTGTGACCTTGAACAGAAGCTTGTTGATATAGACTTGTATCGGGCTCGTGCAGAGGAGTTGGAAGTGGAAGTAGCTGAAATGCGCCAAATACTTCAGTCTGAAAACACATTCCATAATGCAGAGAAATTGGTGCCagaatcatttttcatttcattcaagGAATCCTTAGAAAGGGAGCTTGGTCAGAGCCCAGCAGATGATGGACTTCTGACTGTATGTGAGCTTGACAAGAAGGCATTGAAGCGGAGCAGTAGTGAAACTTTCCTAAGTACCGCTGCAGGGGGAGACATTCTAAGGGGCCACGAAGAAACGTGTATTAGGAGAGCTGAAGCTGTGAAGCAGCGAGGAATCTCTGTGCTTAATGAAGTTGATGCTCAGTATAATGCTCTGAAAGTGAAGTATGAGGAACTTTTAAAGAAGTGTCAAATCGATGAAGATTCTTTGAAACACAAGGCTGTACAAACACTGAAGCAGTATTCTAAAGACCTTAATGTGGGAAATACCCAGTATGATCTTTCAGCTAGCAATCAAGAATTCACAAATGTGGAGCTAAGTGACTCTCCTGCAAATGCTCCCCCTGAATATAAAGCACTCTTCAAGGAGATCTTTAGCTGtatcaaaaaaacaaaggaagaaatagatGAACACAGATCTAAGTACAAGTCCCTCTCTTCTCAACCCTAA
- the POLR3E gene encoding DNA-directed RNA polymerase III subunit RPC5, with amino-acid sequence MANEEDDPIIQEIDVFLARSLLEKLYLFQYPIRPASMTYDDVTHLSAKIKPKQQKVELEMAIDTLNPNYCRSKGEQIALNVDGTCTDETNTYSSKLMDKQTFCSSQAASNVSRYAAAVYRKGELHLTPLHGILQLRPSFTYLDKADAKHREREAANEGGDSSQDEAEDDVKQITVRFSRPETEQARQRRVQSYEFLQKRQAEEHWVHLHYYGLKDSRSEHERQYLFSQAHGLAENTELIKSPSEYLMMLMPPSVEEENDKPVAPSNVLSMAQLRTLPLADQIKILMKNVKVMPFANLMSLLGSGTDSTAVLRCIQQVAMLVQGNWVVKSDVLYPKDTSSPHSGVPAEVLCRGRDFVMWKFTQGRWVVRKEVAAVTKLCPEDVKDFLEHMSVARINKGWEFMLPYDEDFVKKHPDIVQRQHMLWMGIQAKLEKVYNLLKEHLTPKKQETQSGHPLLVSGEQRVNMAKARVKQNYGQLEKEFQKQKAELKSNDASAKVDVSNIRIKEEPVSDEEPMDTSAYEGMNNGVVNGLHAEEDSMDSLNGHLPGGCGDRVAQELKAFVSSTFKKQFVLTLSELKRLFNLHLASLPPGHTLFSGISDKMLQDMVLDTGCKQILVPFPPQTAASPDELKVYALWEAGDTYDQHRQVLLEIFSKNYRVRRNVIQNQLSQECGEDVNKQEVDRVLKDCCVSYGGMWYLKGTVQS; translated from the exons attgaTGTGTTCCTGGCCAGAAGTCTACTGGAGAAGCTGTATCTTTTTCAG TATCCGATTCGTCCAGCTTCTATGACATATGATGATGTTACGCATTTATCAGCGAAGATAAAACCAAAGCAGCAAAAG GTTGAACTTGAAATGGCCATTGACACTTTGAATCCAAACTACTGTCGCAGCAAAGGAGAACAGATTGCCCTCAATGTAGATGGCACGTGTACAGATGAAACAAATACTTATTCCTC GAAGCTGATGGACAAACAAACTTTCTGCTCTTCGCAAGCTGCAAGTAATGTTTCCCGCTATGCAGCTGCTGTTTATAGAAAAG gtgAACTTCACCTGACTCCACTACATGGAATTCTTCAGCTGAGGCCAAGTTTCACCTACTTGGATAAAGCTGATGCAAAACACCGAGAAAGAGAAGCTGCTAATGAAG GTGGTGATTCGTCTCAGGATGAAGCTGAAGATGATGTTAAGCAAATTACT GTACGGTTCTCCCGCCCTGAGACCGAACAAGCTCGTCAACGACGTGTTCAGTCCTATGAGTTCTTGCAGAAGAGACAAGCAGAAGAGCACTGGGTTCATCTACATTATTATGGCTTGAAG GATAGCCGTTCTGAACATGAGCGCCAGTATTTATTCAGTCAAGCTCATGGTCTCGCCGAGAATACAGAATTAATTAAATCTCCCAG tgaatatttaATGATGCTGATGCCTCCAAGTGTAGAGGAAGAGAA TGACAAACCAGTGGCTCCAAGCAACGTGCTTTCTATGGCCCAGCTGAGAACTTTACCCCTTGCTGATCAGATTAAGATCCTGATGAAGAATG TGAAGGTCATGCCATTTGCAAATCTGATGAGTTTGCTAGGCTCTGGGACTGACTCTACGGCAGTTCTCCGCTGTATACAGCAGGTGGCAATGCTGGTCCAGGGAAACTGGGTGGTGAAGAG TGATGTCCTCTACCCAAAAGATACTTCTAGTCCACATAGTGGAGTCCCTGCAGAAGTGCTTTGTAGAGGGAGAGACTTTGTT ATGTGGAAGTTCACCCAGGGCCGCTGGGTTGTGCGAAAGGAAGTGGCAGCTGTTACAAAA cTTTGCCCAGAAGATGTGAAAGACTTCCTAGAGCACATGTCTGTGGCAAGAATAAACAAAGGTTGGGAGTTCATGCTCCCTTATGATGAAGACTTTGTTAAGAAGCATCCAGATATAGTTCAGAGGCAACATATGCTGTGGATGGGCATTCAGGCCAA attagAAAAGGTCTATAATCTCTTAAAGGAACACTTGACACCAAAGAAACAAGAGACACAATCAG GTCATCCATTGCTGGTTTCTGGGGAGCAAAGAGTCAACATGGCTAAAGCGAGAGTCAAGCAGAACTACgggcagctggagaaggagttCCAGAAGCAAAAGGCAGAGCTGAAATCAAATGATGCTTCAGCCAAGGTGGATGTCTCCAATATCCGCATCAAAGAGGAGCCTGTGAGCGATGAGGAGCCCATGGACACCTCAGCTTACGAGGGCATGAACAATGGCGTTGTCAACGGCCTCCACGCAGAGGAGGACTCCATGGACTCCTTAAATGGCCACTTGCCTGGAGGCTGCGGTGACCGGGTGGCCCAAGAACTGAAGGCATTTGTGTCCTCAACGTTTAAGAAACAATTTGTACTCACCCTGAGTGAGCTCAAACGGTTGTTTAACCTTCACTTAGCCAGTCTGCCTCCAGGACACACGTTGTTCAGTGGCATTTCGGACAAAATGTTACAGGACATGGTGCTGGACACTGGCTGCAAACAAATTTTGGTGcct TTTCCTCCACAGACTGCTGCTTCACCAGATGAACTAAAGGTTTATGCACTTTGGGAAGCCGGTGACACTTATGATCAg catCGCCAAGTCTTGCTTGAAATCTTTTCGAAAAATTATCGAGTGCGCAGAAATGTCATTCAGAATCAGCTGAGTCAAGAATGCGGAGAAGATGTAAACAAGCAGGAGGTGGATAGAGTGTTAAAG gactgCTGTGTGAGCTACGGTGGAATGTGGTATCTTAAAGGGACTGTGCAGTCTTGA